The proteins below are encoded in one region of Rhodoflexus caldus:
- a CDS encoding glycoside hydrolase family 2 protein translates to MFRLLGSCCLLWLVLSLQLIAQTSQIHFLSGTDRENPAQWDFQIDKGRKSGSWQKINVPACWETEGFGEYSFGTVSSDEKAVYKHQFMALPTWQDKHINLVFEGVLTDAEVKLNGVNLGTHQGGYERFVFDVSSLLKLGTTNELEVAVSKRSTNAAIAQGKVPMWLFGGIYKPVYLEVLPPVHITGMTVETQAGGYLTAQIYINKKDNVQIAAYLQDMEGKTAGILLQSNIKPISADNTAGFQFTTTFSGVQAWSDELPQRYRLVTELQDSQGKVLHRTAQTVGFRTVAVKNDGLYINDKKMKLRGVKYRAHWHESGISVGRQISELDGLLLKELNANALYNPFYQPDAHLLDVCDSLGLYVIYTVAEGSAPAATIRRDLNHPSVILMAADSRSKLLEGRPVISPADVEELPIQSINDAVFTKTWQSVNNGKQMGLFLSSFADELVKEDGKPIEKPSANGGIVNAYRNPKPVFHAVAELWSPLQLSSETADGLFNGTLTVYNKFTFTNLSRCKFIWQLVDIANPLGGAVNPQIVESGTAFPPNVVPGVKDKLLLNLPANWQERDLLAVTALSPMGSEIYTWRFPITTQERNIPQLLLGEFAETAVPQKTNDGWELIGGDVVVSLHSSGYISAIKVQGKPLKIRGIAQSEAPVGTADIQQGTITFRYPESAAVRSISYALSDAGVLRIQYTGKEIAFSYAESLQEVSAFAAGPFPQGQTKGIPIGLHQHKTPLYEGDYRQFYWAKLRTTAVPISIMTTSDNVIMRLSSVGQILFTNASSGKAGTPSITTLFFKAGE, encoded by the coding sequence ATGTTCCGATTGCTTGGCAGTTGTTGCCTGCTTTGGCTGGTGCTCAGCCTGCAACTGATTGCTCAAACCTCACAAATCCACTTTCTTTCAGGCACAGACAGAGAAAACCCTGCACAGTGGGATTTTCAAATAGATAAAGGCAGAAAATCGGGCAGTTGGCAAAAAATCAACGTGCCTGCTTGTTGGGAAACCGAAGGTTTTGGCGAATACAGCTTCGGTACTGTGTCGTCTGATGAAAAAGCTGTTTACAAGCATCAGTTTATGGCATTGCCGACTTGGCAAGACAAGCATATCAATCTCGTATTTGAGGGCGTTCTGACAGACGCAGAAGTCAAACTGAACGGGGTTAATCTCGGTACGCATCAGGGAGGTTACGAACGCTTTGTTTTTGACGTATCCTCACTGTTAAAATTGGGCACAACCAATGAGTTGGAAGTTGCGGTGAGCAAACGCAGTACCAATGCTGCCATCGCACAGGGCAAAGTACCCATGTGGCTGTTTGGCGGCATTTACAAGCCTGTATATTTGGAAGTATTACCGCCTGTACATATCACGGGTATGACCGTTGAAACGCAAGCCGGCGGCTATTTGACAGCGCAGATATACATCAACAAAAAGGACAATGTGCAAATAGCTGCCTATCTGCAAGATATGGAAGGGAAAACAGCGGGCATTCTTTTGCAGAGCAATATCAAGCCAATATCTGCCGATAACACCGCAGGGTTCCAGTTTACGACAACATTTTCGGGCGTGCAGGCATGGTCTGATGAACTTCCGCAGCGCTACCGTTTAGTAACGGAATTGCAAGATTCGCAAGGCAAAGTACTGCACCGAACTGCCCAAACTGTCGGGTTTAGAACCGTTGCGGTCAAAAATGACGGGCTTTATATTAACGATAAAAAAATGAAGTTGCGTGGGGTAAAATATCGGGCGCATTGGCACGAAAGCGGTATCAGTGTCGGCAGGCAAATCAGCGAATTAGACGGCCTGTTGCTCAAAGAACTGAATGCCAATGCATTATATAACCCGTTCTATCAGCCCGATGCGCATTTGCTCGATGTTTGCGACTCACTTGGTTTGTATGTGATTTACACGGTTGCAGAAGGCAGTGCGCCTGCTGCCACCATCCGCCGCGACTTAAACCATCCAAGTGTCATTCTGATGGCTGCCGACAGCCGCAGCAAATTACTCGAAGGACGGCCTGTCATCAGTCCCGCCGATGTGGAAGAGCTACCGATTCAGTCCATTAATGATGCCGTTTTTACAAAAACATGGCAATCGGTAAATAACGGCAAACAAATGGGACTGTTTCTCTCATCTTTTGCCGACGAACTTGTAAAAGAGGACGGAAAGCCCATTGAAAAGCCTTCTGCCAATGGAGGCATCGTAAACGCTTACAGAAACCCCAAGCCTGTTTTTCATGCTGTTGCGGAGTTGTGGTCGCCCCTGCAATTGAGCAGTGAAACTGCCGACGGGCTTTTTAATGGAACGCTGACGGTCTATAACAAGTTTACTTTTACCAATTTGAGCCGCTGCAAATTTATCTGGCAACTTGTGGACATTGCCAATCCGTTAGGGGGGGCTGTTAATCCGCAGATAGTTGAAAGCGGGACTGCATTTCCGCCAAACGTTGTGCCGGGAGTAAAGGACAAACTTCTGCTCAATTTGCCCGCCAATTGGCAGGAGCGCGACCTGTTGGCGGTAACAGCCTTATCGCCCATGGGCAGCGAAATTTACACTTGGCGTTTCCCGATTACGACACAAGAGCGCAACATCCCGCAACTACTGCTTGGCGAGTTTGCAGAAACGGCTGTACCTCAGAAAACAAACGACGGCTGGGAACTTATCGGAGGCGATGTTGTTGTCAGCCTCCATTCTTCGGGGTACATATCGGCAATCAAGGTGCAAGGTAAGCCGCTGAAAATCCGTGGCATAGCGCAGAGTGAAGCACCCGTTGGAACAGCCGATATACAGCAAGGAACAATTACCTTCCGTTATCCTGAATCTGCCGCTGTTCGGAGTATCAGCTATGCGCTATCCGATGCGGGCGTGCTGCGTATTCAGTACACAGGTAAAGAAATTGCTTTTTCATACGCTGAGTCATTGCAGGAAGTAAGTGCATTTGCTGCCGGCCCTTTCCCCCAAGGGCAAACCAAGGGCATACCAATAGGCCTTCATCAACACAAAACACCCTTGTACGAAGGCGACTACCGACAATTCTATTGGGCGAAGTTGCGCACTACTGCCGTGCCAATCAGCATTATGACCACATCGGATAATGTCATTATGCGCCTGTCGTCTGTCGGACAAATCCTGTTTACCAATGCTTCATCGGGAAAAGCAGGTACTCCTTCCATAACAACCTTGTTTTTCAAAGCCGGAGAATAA
- the atpG gene encoding ATP synthase F1 subunit gamma produces the protein MPSLKEVRNRINSVRSTQQITKAMKMVAAAKLRRAQDAIIQMRPYSQRLQGILTNIMATVEEQSANAFSESRTVQNVLIVCITSDRGLCGSFNTNVIKACSALMNGKYAAQHKAGRVTVLAVGRKGRDFFKRRNVPLVEDFTELFGKLSFDQVRLAAEFAMEGFLSKKYDAVELVYNEFKNVATQIVRTVPYLPLQPADDRPVVAESSTDFIYEPDKESIVAELLPKTLKIQFYKALLESNASEHGARMTAMDKATENAGELLKELRLIYNRSRQAAITKEILEIVGGAEALANG, from the coding sequence ATGCCAAGTTTAAAGGAAGTAAGAAATAGAATCAATTCGGTGCGCTCTACGCAGCAAATCACCAAAGCGATGAAAATGGTGGCTGCTGCTAAGCTACGCCGCGCACAAGATGCCATTATCCAAATGCGTCCCTATTCGCAACGCCTTCAAGGTATCCTGACCAATATTATGGCTACCGTTGAAGAACAATCGGCTAATGCGTTCTCTGAAAGTCGCACCGTACAAAACGTACTGATTGTCTGCATTACTTCTGACCGTGGTCTGTGCGGGAGCTTTAATACGAACGTAATCAAGGCATGCAGCGCGCTGATGAACGGCAAATATGCCGCACAGCACAAAGCCGGTCGCGTAACTGTTTTGGCTGTTGGCCGCAAAGGGCGCGATTTCTTCAAACGCAGAAACGTGCCATTGGTAGAGGACTTTACCGAATTATTCGGTAAACTTTCCTTCGACCAAGTACGACTGGCGGCGGAGTTCGCAATGGAGGGCTTCCTGAGCAAAAAATACGATGCCGTAGAGTTGGTTTACAATGAGTTTAAGAACGTTGCGACGCAAATTGTACGTACGGTTCCTTATTTGCCGCTACAACCTGCCGATGACCGTCCGGTTGTTGCCGAATCATCTACCGACTTTATTTACGAGCCTGATAAGGAAAGCATTGTGGCCGAGTTATTGCCTAAAACACTGAAAATTCAGTTCTATAAAGCATTGCTCGAGTCCAACGCTTCCGAACACGGCGCACGTATGACTGCCATGGACAAAGCAACCGAAAATGCAGGCGAGCTCCTCAAAGAACTGCGTCTGATTTACAACCGTTCGCGTCAGGCTGCCATTACCAAAGAAATCCTCGAGATTGTGGGTGGTGCCGAAGCGCTTGCAAACGGATAA